A window of bacterium genomic DNA:
CGCGGCCGGCGGCGCGGCGGCCCCCGCGCCTCGAATGCGGCGCGGCACCTGCGCGCGCTCCGGCGCCGCGGATCCCGTTCTTGCCGGGCGCGATGATCTCGTTGGGGTCGAGCGCGCGCTTGATCCGGCCGCAGACGTCCTGAAAGACCGGGTCCAGGCGCCGCATGGTGTGGTCCATGAAGGCGACGTTGGTCCGGTAGGGCAGGTAGCCGCCGTCGCAAAACGCGTCGGTCAACTCACCGTAGCAGGCCACGGCGCGCGGCATCTCGTCCGGCTGCTTGTGCAGCAGCATCATCACGTGGTGCTGATCGCGCGACGCGGCGATGAACTCCCCGATGTAGTCGAAACCGTGCTTCCAGAAGATCGGGCGGGCGATCTCCATGTGCGTGCGCGCTTCCTCGCCGAAGAGCGGCACCACCGGGGCGACGAATGCGTTGCCGCCGCCGCGCCACGACAGCCGGCTGTACTCGATCATCGACGGCACGCCGGTCATGTTGCGCACTTTGTGATCCCAATAGGGGCTCTCGCGGGCGGCGTCCACGTCGAGCAGGGTCGCCTGCGGCAGCTCGGCCGCCACGCGCCGCCGGACCGTCTCCGCCAGCTCGTTCACGACGGCCGGCGCGCCGTACAGGCAGCCGGCGATGTTCCAGATGCCGAGCATGCGGGCGCGCGCCTGCTCGCGGATCCAGTCCTCCGGCACGGGCCGCGTGCCGCCGGTGAGGTGCCGCGGATATTCCGCCTCCGCGGCCAGGGCCAGCAGCGCGTGCGCGACCACGACCGCGCTCGGCAGCAGGTGCGACACTTTGAGCGGCCGCAGGAAATCCATGATCGCGACGATGTCGTCTTCGCGGTCGCACGTCATGAGGATCGGGCGGTACGCCGGCGGCTCCGGCATCAGCCAGATGCCGAGCCGCGTCACGATACCGTAGTTGCTGGCCGTGAACAGGCCGTCTAGATACGGGCCGTAGCCCCACTTGAAGATGTGCCAGGTCCGGGAGCCCGGCAGCGCCCCGGATCCGGTCCGCAGCAGCCGCCCGTCCGGCAGCACCACCTCCATGCCGCACGAAAACAGGAAATGCTCGCCGTAGGGCGTGTAGCCGACGCCGCGCTCGACCGTATTGCCGAGCGGGCCCGCGGCGGGGGCCGTGGCCGGCGGGTCCAGCCACAGCGGCAGGTCGTTGTCCCGAAGA
This region includes:
- a CDS encoding FAD-binding oxidoreductase; this translates as MAAESNGRRTRRPKGIDEKTFARAVREFTAIVGDRNVSISPAELVPYAHDVIMVPPIWPSAVVRPASVEETQRVVRIANRLRIPLWPVSTGKNIAYGRMMAVEPGNVVLDLGRMNRILEINDKLAYAVVEPGVTYAQLYKHLRDNDLPLWLDPPATAPAAGPLGNTVERGVGYTPYGEHFLFSCGMEVVLPDGRLLRTGSGALPGSRTWHIFKWGYGPYLDGLFTASNYGIVTRLGIWLMPEPPAYRPILMTCDREDDIVAIMDFLRPLKVSHLLPSAVVVAHALLALAAEAEYPRHLTGGTRPVPEDWIREQARARMLGIWNIAGCLYGAPAVVNELAETVRRRVAAELPQATLLDVDAARESPYWDHKVRNMTGVPSMIEYSRLSWRGGGNAFVAPVVPLFGEEARTHMEIARPIFWKHGFDYIGEFIAASRDQHHVMMLLHKQPDEMPRAVACYGELTDAFCDGGYLPYRTNVAFMDHTMRRLDPVFQDVCGRIKRALDPNEIIAPGKNGIRGAGARAGAAPHSRRGGRRAAGR